From Sceloporus undulatus isolate JIND9_A2432 ecotype Alabama chromosome 6, SceUnd_v1.1, whole genome shotgun sequence, one genomic window encodes:
- the LOC121933690 gene encoding olfactory receptor 5B21-like: MAIREERNQTIITELILHGFGDLQDAQAVLFLSLLLIYILTMTGNILIIGLVVANNNLHTPMYFFLANLSCLEIFYTSTILPKVLVTLRGNGAISIPGCIAQFYFFAALAVTECGLLAMMSYDRYVAICKPLYYATLMTEKLCIFMAVASWMNGFLSMSVMMYLMIRLTFCGPVEIEHFFCDLTPVARISCSESQNFELLGFIFSTIFTLPPFLMTLTSYMFIITTILKIPSATGRKKAFSTCSSHLVVVTIYYGTLIIVYVLPNTESMRKLNKVFSVFYTILTPLVNPLIYSLRNREVKKTLGKFVGKLIQNTKAQEQETIFSVG, translated from the coding sequence ATGGCAATCAGAGAAGAGAGAAATCAAACTATCATCACAGAATTAATTCTCCATGGATTTGGGGATCTTCAAGATGCACAGGCTGTCCTTTTCCTCTCATTGTTACTGATCTACATCCTTACTATGACTGGGAACATTCTCATCATTGGATTGGTTGTGGCAAATAATAACCTACATACTCCCATGTACTTTTTCCTTGCTAACCTGTCTTGCTTGGAGATCTTCTACACATCAACCATCCTCCCCAAAGTCTTGGTCACACTGAGGGGAaatggagccatttccatccctGGCTGCATTGcacagttttatttttttgctgctcTGGCTGTTACAGAATGTGGACTCTTGGCCATGATGTCATATGACAGATATGTAGCTATATGTAAACCACTATATTATGCAACCCTCATGACTGAGAAACTTTGCATTTTCATGGCAGTTGCATCATGGATGAATGGGTTTCTATCAATGTCAGTAATGATGTATCTGATGATAAGGCTGACATTCTGTGGCCCAGTTGAAATTGAACATTTTTTCTGTGATCTGACACCTGTGGCAAGAATCTCCTGCAGTGAATCCCAGAATTTTGAGCTGTTAGGCTTCATATTCTCAACCATTTTCACTTTGCCCCCCTTTTTGATGACTCTGACTTCATACATgtttatcatcaccaccatcttGAAAATCCCATCTGCCACTGGAAGGAAAAAAGCCTTCTCCACATGCTCATCTCACCTTGTTGTGGTTACAATTTATTATGGGACACTGATCATTGTCTATGTGCTGCCAAATACAGAAAGCATGAGAAAGTTAAACAAAGTGTTCTCTGTTTTTTACACAATCTTAACACCCTTAGTCAATCCGCTAATATACAGTTTGAGGAACAGAGAAGTGAAAAAGACACTGGGGAAATTTGTTGGCAAActaattcaaaatacaaaagcacAGGAACAAGAAACTATTTTTAGTGTAGGATAG
- the LOC121933691 gene encoding olfactory receptor 10A2-like — MKWDNETTVNEFILLAFSSLGHLQILLFFVFLLVYLMTVMGNLLIILTIILNSTLHSPMYFFLQILSFAEVGFTSTIVPKLLVNLLSEKKTISLSGCRAQIYFIFFFGSMECFILIVMAYDRFVAICNPLHYAVIMNKKFCMLLVAIVWVLVIPIATIQSTWLLSFPFCKSNTISHFFCDTPPILQLACLDTSRFEIFTLIETFILFLCPFMLILVSYIHIISTILGMTSVERRRKAFSTCSSHIIVVTLFYVSAGLTHFHPKSSYGPANRHLLSLSYVVFTPLLNPLIYSLRNKEVKGALTRFIKRKMHCCE; from the coding sequence ATGAAGTGGGACAATGAGACCACAGTCAATGAGTTCATTCTTTTGGCATTCTCCAGCCTAGGTCACCTCCAAATCCTCCTCTTCTTTGTGTTTCTTCTTGTTTATCTGATGACTGTGATGGGAAATCTGCTCATCATTTTGACAATAATTCTGAACAGCACTTTGCACAGCCCCATGTATTTCTTCCTCCAAATCCTTTCCTTTGCAGAAGTTGGATTCACTTCCACTATAGTCCCTAAACTGCTTGTGAACCTTCTATCTGAGAAGAAGACCATTTCATTATCAGGATGCAGGGCCCAGATatattttatcttcttctttggGTCAATGGAGTGCTTCATATTAATTGTCATGGCATATGACCGCTTTGTTGCCATATGCAACCCTCTACATTATGCAGTCATAATGAACAAGAAGTTCTGTATGTTGCTGGTAGCAATTGTGTGGGTTTTGGTAATCCCTATTGCAACTATACAGAGTACATGGCTGCTGAGTTTCCCATTCTGCAAATCCAATACAATTTCTCATTTCTTCTGTGATACTCCACCAATTCTTCAGCTAGCCTGTTTGGACACTTCCCGGTTTGAGATATTCACCCTCATAGAAACATTTATACTTTTCCTCTGCCCCTTCATGTTGATCCTGGTCTCCTACATTCATATTATCAGCACTATTCTGGGAATGACTTCAGTGGAGAGGAGGCGGAAAGCCTTTTCCACCTGCTCTTCACACATTATTGTTGTGACACTGTTTTATGTATCTGCAGGTCTGACACATTTTCATCCTAAATCAAGTTATGGCCCAGCAAACCGGcacctgctttctctctcttatgTGGTATTTACACCCTTACTAAATCCCTTAATCTATAGTCTACGAAACAAGGAAGTCAAGGGAGCCTTAACCAGGTTTATCAAAAGGAAAATGCATTGCTGTGAATGA
- the LOC121933692 gene encoding olfactory receptor 6F1-like gives MMENIECGNETTITEFILLGFGNVPRLQTPFFLLFLFVYIMTVAGNLTILSLIVTDRHLQTPMYFFLANLSCLETCYSSTILPRMLASVFSRNNRVTFDGCLIQLYCFSYLATAECYLLAVMAYDRYLAICKPLHYVTSMNIRTTIQLAAGAWLSPVIVLAVIVALLSGLHFCGPNEIDHFFCDLSPVIHLSCTDIKWVTLTIFIMASIDTFPPFLLTLTSYVFIITTIMRIPSTKGRQKAFSTCSSHLTVVTIFYGTLIMVYVLLKTDTLRELNKIFSVFYTVLTPLANPIIYSLRNKEVKESLKRCLRRKSIVFIRV, from the exons atgatggagaacatcgaATGTGGAAACGAAACAACCATCACAGAATTTATTCTTTTGGGATTTGGAAATGTTCCCAGGCTTCAgacacctttctttctgttatttcTTTTTGTCTACATCATGACTGTTGCTGGAAACCTTACCATACTTTCATTAATTGTAACTGACAGGCATCTGCAAACTCCCATGTATTTCTTCTTAGCAAACCTGTCCTGTCTGGAAACATGCTATAGTTCAACTATCCTGCCTCGAATGCTGGCCAGTGTCTTCAGCAGAAATAACAGGGTGACCTTCGATGGCTGCCTCATACAACTATATTGCTTTAGCTACCTGGCAACTGCAGAATGTTATTTGTTGGCTGTGATGGCCTATGATCGATACCTAGCCATATGCAAACCATTACATTATGTAACTTCTATGAATATCAGAACTACCATCCAACTGGCAGCAGGGGCTTGGTTATCCCCTGTCATTGTCCTGGCTGTAATCGTAGCGTTACTGTCAGGATTGCATTTTTGTGGCCCCAATGAAATTGACCATTTCTTCTGTGATCTTAGCCCAGTGATCCATCTCTCTTGTACGGACATCAAATGGGTCACATTGACGATCTTCATAATGGCCTCCATAGatactttccccccatttctacTCACTTTGACATCATATGTTTTTATCATTACAACCATTATGAGGATTCCATCCACCAAAGGTAGGCAAAAAGCATTTTCTACCTGCTCCTCTCATCTTACTGTGGTGACCATTTTTTATGGGACCCTAATAATGGTGTATGTGCTACTCAAAACTGACACCCTGAGAGagctaaacaaaatattttccgTGTTTTATACTGTGCTGACTCCTCTAGCAAATCCCATCATATACAGCTTGAGAAATAAAGAGGTGAAAGAATCTCTGAAAAGA TGTCTGAGGAGGAAGTCCATAGTTTTCATTAGAGTCTGA
- the LOC121933693 gene encoding olfactory receptor 10A7-like, whose protein sequence is MEELQRENSSEFTTFIFLQLVDSLELQVLLFCAFLLVYIFTLTGNYLIIVITVTNTSLHTPMYFFLRILSILDIVYSSVTTPKILLNLLMEDRSISYIGCAAQMYFLIFLGSTECILLAVMAYDRYMAICNPLKYTVHMNQRVCQSFSLLSVVIGNLVSLVQTIWVFNLPLCGSNKIDYFFCDILPFLKLSCADTSMFEIQLLTATVLVIVTPFILILISYILIISSILLMTSDVGKWKTFSTCSSHIVVVILYYGVSSFIYTKPKYIFSEGTSKVISLIYTTVTPMLNPAIYSIRNKEVQGALKKKIEEWKIFLHGD, encoded by the coding sequence ATGGAAGAACTGCAACGTGAAAACAGTTCTGAATTTACTACCTTCATCTTCCTACAATTGGTGGATTCACTTGAACTGCAAGTGTTGCTTTTCTGTGCTTTTCTGTTAGTTTATATATTTACCCTGACTGGAAATTATCTCATCATTGTTATCACTGTGACAAATACTTCTCTTCATACTCCCATGTATTTCTTCCTCAGGATCTTATCAATTCTGGACATTGTCTACTCTTCAGTTACCACCCCCAAGATTCTGTTGAACTTGTTAATGGAGGACAGAAGCATTTCCTATATTGGCTGTGCTGCTCAGATGTACTTCTTGATTTTCCTAGGGTCTACAGAGTGCATTCTCTTGGCAGTTATGGCATATGACCGTTACATGGCCATATGCAACCCACTGAAATATACAGTCCACATGAATCAGAGAGTCTGCCAATCATTCTCCTTGCTTTCAGTGGTTATTGGAAATCTAGTGTCTTTAGTGCAAACAATCTGGGTGTTCAATCTCCCATTATGTGGGTCCAACAAGATAGATTATTTCTTTTGTGATATCCTCCCATTCCTTAAGCTTTCTTGTGCTGATACTTCTATGTTTGAGATTCAGTTGTTGACAGCCACTGTGCTGGTTATTGTCACTCCTTTTATTCTTATCCTTATCTCCTATATCCTAATAATCTCTTCCATTCTGTTGATGACCTCAGATGTGGGCAAGTGGAAAACCTTCTCTACTTGCTCCTCACATATTGTGGTGGTAATATTGTACTATGGGGTTAGCAGCTTCATTTACACAAAGCCCAAATACATCTTTTCTGAGGGCACAAGCAAAGTTATTTCACTGATATATACAACTGTCACACCCATGCTGAACCCTGCTATCTATAGTATAAGGAACAAAGAGGTACAGGGAGCCCTCAAGAAAAAGATAGAAGAATGGAAAATATTTCTTCATGGGGATTAA